The following are encoded in a window of Planktothrix sp. FACHB-1365 genomic DNA:
- a CDS encoding bacterioferritin, which yields MRDLDQGKAIELLNTIMEFELAGVVRYTHYSLMVTGPNRLPIVQFFKAQATESLLHAQQAGEILTGLEGHPSQKIAPIEESYQHSVRDILQESLAHERKALELYKDLLEIVENASIYLEEYARTMIGQEELHNIEIKKMLRDFS from the coding sequence ATGAGAGATCTAGATCAAGGAAAAGCGATTGAATTACTCAACACGATTATGGAGTTTGAATTGGCTGGAGTGGTGCGCTATACCCATTATTCACTCATGGTAACAGGGCCCAATCGTTTACCCATTGTACAGTTTTTCAAAGCTCAAGCTACAGAATCGTTACTTCATGCTCAACAAGCGGGAGAAATTCTCACCGGGTTAGAAGGACATCCCAGTCAAAAAATTGCCCCCATTGAAGAAAGCTATCAACATTCTGTTAGGGACATTCTACAGGAAAGTTTGGCTCATGAACGCAAAGCTTTAGAATTATATAAAGATTTGCTAGAAATTGTTGAAAATGCGAGTATTTATTTGGAAGAATATGCTCGGACAATGATTGGTCAAGAAGAATTACATAATATTGAAATCAAGAAGATGTTGCGAGACTTTAGTTAA
- the gvpN gene encoding gas vesicle protein GvpN, whose protein sequence is MTTVLQARPKGFVNTPALEKLTIRGLRYLHSGFSLHLRGPAGTGKTTIAMHLADLLNRPIVLIFGDDELQSSDLIGNQLGYTRKKVVDNFIHSVVKLEDEFRQNWVDSRLTLACKEGFTLVYDEFNRSHPEANNVLLSALEEKLLVLPPSNNNSEYIRVHPHFRAILTSNPEEYCGVHATQDALLDRLITIDMPEPDEETQQEILVQKIGISSEDAQKIIKLIKIYLEITTPKQAIQPVQDGKYLRAPINKLSGLRPGLMISKICHEHDIAIEADSQDFTDVCADVLLSRTGLPSIESRRKLEKVIKILLTDGDTSEQNSLLLLETLLTENNDLEIEEKVYEYLQQSTGARVSEIEVALGLNRVQTTNVLRSLLKQGYLKQQDNRFFAVQKEN, encoded by the coding sequence ATGACTACCGTGCTTCAAGCTCGTCCTAAAGGCTTTGTCAATACTCCAGCACTTGAAAAACTTACCATTCGAGGGTTGAGGTATCTTCATAGTGGGTTTTCTCTCCATTTACGAGGGCCAGCCGGAACCGGGAAAACGACTATAGCGATGCACTTAGCGGATTTATTAAACCGTCCCATTGTCTTAATTTTTGGCGATGACGAGCTCCAGTCTTCCGATTTAATTGGGAACCAACTTGGCTATACTCGCAAAAAAGTAGTCGATAACTTTATTCATAGTGTGGTTAAATTAGAAGATGAATTCCGACAAAATTGGGTTGATTCTCGTCTAACCCTAGCTTGTAAAGAAGGGTTTACCCTGGTTTATGATGAATTTAACCGTTCTCATCCCGAAGCGAATAATGTTTTGCTCTCTGCTTTAGAGGAAAAATTATTAGTGCTTCCTCCTAGTAATAATAATTCAGAATATATTCGAGTTCATCCCCATTTTAGAGCCATTCTGACTTCAAACCCAGAGGAATACTGTGGAGTTCATGCAACTCAAGATGCGTTATTAGATCGGTTAATTACCATTGATATGCCAGAACCCGATGAGGAAACACAGCAAGAAATTTTAGTTCAAAAAATTGGCATTTCTTCAGAAGATGCTCAAAAAATCATTAAATTAATCAAAATTTATTTAGAAATAACCACCCCAAAACAAGCCATTCAACCTGTCCAAGATGGTAAATATCTCCGTGCCCCTATTAATAAATTGTCAGGTTTAAGACCGGGATTAATGATTTCCAAAATCTGTCATGAACATGATATTGCCATTGAGGCAGACAGTCAAGATTTTACCGACGTTTGTGCGGATGTATTATTATCTCGCACAGGTTTGCCATCAATAGAATCTCGCCGGAAATTAGAAAAAGTGATCAAAATTCTATTAACTGATGGTGACACTTCTGAGCAGAATTCTTTACTCCTGTTGGAAACACTATTAACGGAAAACAATGACTTAGAAATTGAAGAAAAAGTTTATGAATATTTACAACAATCTACAGGGGCGAGGGTTTCAGAAATTGAAGTGGCGTTAGGATTAAATCGAGTCCAAACCACGAATGTATTGCGCTCTTTATTAAAACAAGGCTATCTTAAACAGCAGGATAATCGTTTTTTTGCTGTGCAGAAGGAGAATTAA
- a CDS encoding carboxypeptidase regulatory-like domain-containing protein, translating to MKYQCIIVFLLFPILSVQERAIAHGAKAEYQLTSAVEIKALYDSGFPMKKAQVTVYAPDNPTQPWKEGLTDDKGSFTFTPDVKKTGYWEVKVRQAGHGALITIPLESKNVLTEKSTALTHNKAELSPLQKGVMIASVIWGCIGTALFFQRSKAPRLSPELDREIVSPKS from the coding sequence ATGAAATACCAATGTATCATTGTGTTCCTCTTGTTTCCCATTTTAAGTGTACAAGAACGAGCGATCGCTCATGGAGCAAAAGCCGAATATCAACTCACTTCAGCCGTTGAAATTAAAGCTCTGTATGACTCAGGGTTTCCCATGAAAAAAGCCCAGGTGACGGTTTATGCTCCCGATAATCCGACCCAACCTTGGAAAGAAGGATTAACCGATGATAAAGGCTCTTTTACCTTTACACCAGATGTCAAAAAAACAGGATATTGGGAAGTTAAAGTGCGTCAAGCGGGTCATGGAGCGTTAATTACTATTCCCCTGGAATCTAAAAATGTTCTCACGGAGAAATCGACTGCTTTAACTCACAATAAAGCTGAGTTGAGTCCTCTCCAAAAAGGCGTGATGATCGCTTCTGTGATTTGGGGTTGTATCGGGACGGCTTTATTTTTTCAGCGTTCAAAAGCACCGCGTTTATCTCCAGAGCTAGACAGAGAGATAGTTAGCCCTAAATCTTGA
- a CDS encoding CAAD domain-containing protein has protein sequence MQEPTKITDTSTSSGTQIDVSVETGGAITSTSANAQFDEIKEKVVVVLSELPGYISSFFGSYQKPIITVVLILAGLVSLKVLFAVIDALNDVPLLSPTFELIGMGYTAWFVYRYLLKASTRQELVQEFNSYKEQITGD, from the coding sequence ATGCAAGAACCCACGAAGATCACGGACACATCTACGTCTAGCGGAACACAAATAGACGTGAGTGTGGAAACAGGGGGTGCAATTACTTCCACTTCAGCCAATGCCCAGTTTGATGAAATTAAAGAAAAAGTTGTCGTGGTTTTATCTGAACTTCCGGGTTATATCTCCAGTTTTTTTGGCTCCTACCAAAAGCCGATTATTACCGTTGTTCTGATTTTAGCTGGTCTTGTTTCTCTGAAGGTATTATTTGCGGTCATTGATGCTCTCAATGATGTTCCGCTTTTATCTCCTACCTTTGAGTTAATTGGCATGGGATATACAGCTTGGTTTGTTTACCGCTACTTACTAAAAGCTTCAACCCGTCAAGAATTAGTTCAAGAATTTAATTCCTACAAAGAACAAATCACCGGGGACTAA
- a CDS encoding FTR1 family protein, whose protein sequence is MDITAALPTFLITLREGFEAALVVGIVLACLKKAEQSHLNSWVFSGVVIGILASAVFGVLFGWLIQGIATSEHPYAPVFGEFLEAGIGLFAITMLSWMLIWMTQQAKSLKAEVEGAVKAAIDNNKTAAGWGILGLIFIAVLREGLETVIFILATFQQSIMAAIGAILGLFVAAGLGLLLFKWGVKINIRLFFQIMGIFLLLIVAGLIISVLRHLDAGVGILAQLNSNYAGFCLTQPASCLLGNLVLNAEEFLPDQQFPGIVLKALFGYRDHLYVVQIVSYFLFLITVGGFYLKEVNGKVSLPLKPEKPAF, encoded by the coding sequence ATGGATATTACAGCTGCTTTACCAACATTTTTAATTACCTTACGAGAAGGATTTGAAGCTGCTTTAGTGGTGGGAATTGTTCTCGCGTGTTTAAAAAAAGCCGAACAAAGTCATCTGAATTCCTGGGTCTTTTCGGGAGTTGTAATTGGCATTCTGGCGAGTGCAGTCTTTGGCGTTCTATTTGGCTGGTTAATTCAAGGAATTGCCACCTCTGAACATCCTTATGCTCCAGTCTTTGGCGAATTTTTAGAAGCCGGAATTGGTTTATTTGCCATTACAATGTTAAGCTGGATGTTGATTTGGATGACCCAACAAGCTAAATCCTTAAAAGCTGAAGTAGAAGGAGCCGTTAAAGCTGCTATTGATAATAATAAAACCGCCGCAGGTTGGGGAATTTTGGGGTTAATTTTTATTGCCGTTTTACGGGAAGGTTTGGAAACCGTTATTTTTATCTTAGCCACATTTCAACAAAGTATCATGGCTGCTATTGGGGCAATTTTAGGGTTATTTGTAGCCGCAGGATTAGGGCTATTATTATTTAAGTGGGGGGTAAAAATTAATATTCGGTTGTTTTTCCAAATCATGGGAATATTTTTGTTATTAATTGTTGCAGGGTTAATCATTTCTGTTCTCAGACATTTAGATGCAGGGGTAGGAATATTAGCTCAACTCAATTCTAACTATGCCGGATTCTGTTTAACTCAACCAGCTTCCTGTTTATTAGGAAATTTAGTCTTAAATGCTGAGGAATTTTTACCCGATCAACAATTTCCCGGTATCGTGCTAAAAGCGTTATTTGGCTATCGAGATCACTTGTATGTTGTGCAAATTGTAAGTTACTTCCTGTTTTTAATTACAGTGGGAGGCTTTTATTTAAAAGAAGTTAATGGAAAAGTAAGCCTACCTTTAAAACCCGAAAAACCCGCTTTTTAA
- the cbiM gene encoding cobalt transporter CbiM: protein MHISEGILPSKILISGYAITSLTLWYSLRQLNRQSNPSEGIPQAALLTAAFFVASGIHLPIPPASVHFVLNGLLGAVLGWYAFPAIFVGLLFQAVMFGHGGLTTLGINAVIMGIPALIAGFIFNLRNKTKLKLSENLSLNLFGFLSGAVGVGLATLLFFSLVITHLPSAWDQDTEKAAIYGLMLAHVPLIFIEGIFTAMVVNFLRRVKPEILIN, encoded by the coding sequence ATGCACATTTCCGAAGGAATTCTTCCTAGTAAAATTCTGATTAGTGGCTATGCAATCACCAGTTTAACCCTTTGGTATTCCCTACGACAACTTAATCGACAATCTAATCCCAGTGAGGGCATTCCGCAAGCTGCTTTACTGACAGCCGCTTTTTTTGTAGCGTCGGGAATTCATCTTCCTATCCCCCCTGCCAGTGTGCATTTTGTCTTAAATGGACTATTAGGAGCGGTATTAGGTTGGTATGCGTTTCCCGCAATTTTTGTAGGCTTATTATTTCAGGCGGTGATGTTTGGACATGGAGGATTAACAACCCTCGGAATCAATGCCGTGATTATGGGAATTCCTGCTTTAATTGCGGGTTTTATTTTTAATCTCCGCAACAAAACCAAGCTGAAACTGAGTGAAAATTTATCCTTAAATTTGTTTGGATTTTTATCGGGTGCTGTGGGGGTCGGTTTAGCTACTCTTTTATTTTTTAGTCTTGTGATTACTCATTTACCCTCAGCTTGGGATCAGGACACTGAAAAAGCAGCGATTTATGGATTAATGTTAGCTCATGTCCCGTTGATTTTTATTGAGGGAATTTTTACCGCAATGGTTGTGAATTTTTTACGGCGAGTTAAACCCGAAATCTTAATCAATTGA
- a CDS encoding DUF4382 domain-containing protein codes for MKKQQIQRSCLMGFIVATLIGCSQPQTPTASTSTSETPQAQITPNSTQTGEMGLIQFQANGEDFVRKGLVSKDGWNINFDHVYLNFGEATAYQSDPPYNPEAGGQPIAKTSISLVIKKTVDLAEGDENTQAIVINEVPAPPGKYNAISWNLNKGTEGILAGQVMVIEGVAKKGDQQVPFILKFDQEMQFLCGDYVGEQRKGVLQPGGKADLEATFHFDHLFGNGKIPATEEPNTTALGFEPLSKIATNGELVADLPTLKQKLSQADYQTLMNILPSMAHVGEGHCQELTLKK; via the coding sequence ATGAAAAAACAACAAATTCAGCGCAGTTGTCTAATGGGGTTCATTGTAGCTACGCTTATCGGCTGTTCTCAACCTCAGACTCCAACTGCTTCAACATCTACATCAGAAACTCCCCAAGCCCAAATTACTCCCAATTCAACCCAAACCGGGGAAATGGGTTTAATACAATTTCAAGCAAATGGAGAAGATTTTGTGCGGAAAGGATTGGTTTCTAAAGATGGGTGGAACATCAATTTTGATCATGTTTATCTCAACTTTGGTGAAGCAACAGCTTATCAATCTGATCCCCCTTATAACCCGGAGGCTGGAGGTCAACCGATTGCTAAAACAAGTATTAGTTTAGTCATTAAAAAAACGGTTGATTTAGCCGAAGGAGATGAAAATACTCAGGCGATTGTCATTAATGAAGTTCCGGCTCCTCCTGGCAAGTATAACGCGATTTCGTGGAATTTGAACAAGGGAACCGAAGGAATATTAGCAGGTCAAGTCATGGTCATAGAAGGGGTGGCAAAAAAAGGAGATCAACAAGTTCCTTTTATTCTCAAATTTGATCAAGAAATGCAGTTTTTGTGTGGAGATTATGTCGGAGAGCAACGAAAGGGTGTTTTGCAGCCTGGAGGAAAAGCCGATTTAGAAGCAACCTTCCATTTTGATCATTTATTTGGAAATGGAAAAATCCCAGCGACGGAAGAACCCAATACAACGGCTTTGGGTTTTGAACCTTTGTCAAAAATTGCTACCAATGGAGAATTAGTAGCGGATTTACCCACACTTAAACAAAAATTATCTCAGGCTGATTATCAAACATTAATGAATATTTTACCCAGTATGGCTCACGTTGGGGAAGGTCATTGTCAAGAATTAACGTTGAAAAAGTAA
- the gvpC gene encoding gas vesicle protein GvpC: MALKDQWQQDRIQRQQTVQDRQQQVQTTLTLWQQERQNQALDDQAIRQEFVTNLQQQIHGLLTNNQEERLLLAEELQQQLEEFMQQLSKEVEEFLQQTSEERSEIATDLHQRLSQFREDLGNTVTSLLADYQQKRFDLREPLLEDLALFRQILSQSVQKYLAELDSLHQQMAQGLQQQLQQSRMQRQETVKTLFEDLGQFRAELKDYHLKIQHSIWGDSRREPSSVVTPPKSIPPKTAITTPQPPLSSKPPLKAKSPAPKPQTPPRSVQPQPTNTSLQLEPVTLDQRVYNYIQSHENGARLAEIEQALGINRVQTVDAIRILLQQGRISQRDRVYIPVKK, encoded by the coding sequence ATGGCTTTGAAAGACCAGTGGCAACAAGATCGCATCCAGCGCCAACAGACGGTTCAAGACCGTCAACAGCAGGTTCAAACGACATTAACTCTTTGGCAACAGGAACGGCAAAATCAAGCATTAGACGATCAAGCAATTCGACAAGAGTTTGTCACGAATTTGCAACAGCAAATTCACGGTTTATTAACGAATAACCAAGAAGAACGTTTGTTACTCGCCGAGGAACTGCAACAGCAACTCGAAGAGTTCATGCAGCAATTGTCCAAAGAGGTAGAGGAGTTTCTGCAACAAACCTCTGAGGAACGGTCTGAAATTGCAACTGACCTGCATCAACGGTTATCGCAATTTCGAGAAGACCTGGGAAATACGGTGACAAGTTTGTTAGCAGACTATCAGCAAAAGCGTTTTGACTTACGGGAACCTTTGCTTGAGGACTTAGCGTTATTTCGCCAAATCCTATCCCAATCGGTACAAAAGTATTTGGCGGAGTTAGACAGCCTGCACCAACAAATGGCACAAGGGTTACAACAACAACTCCAACAAAGTCGGATGCAAAGACAAGAGACCGTGAAAACGTTATTTGAAGATTTGGGGCAATTTCGCGCCGAACTGAAAGACTATCATCTAAAAATCCAACATAGTATTTGGGGCGATTCTCGCCGGGAGCCTAGCTCAGTTGTCACCCCTCCCAAATCGATTCCTCCCAAAACAGCTATCACTACCCCCCAACCTCCTCTCAGTTCAAAACCTCCTTTAAAAGCTAAGTCTCCCGCCCCTAAACCCCAAACGCCCCCGCGTTCAGTTCAACCGCAACCCACCAATACCTCATTGCAACTTGAACCCGTCACTCTCGATCAACGGGTCTACAACTATATCCAAAGCCATGAGAATGGTGCTCGATTAGCGGAAATTGAACAAGCTCTGGGAATTAATCGGGTGCAGACTGTCGATGCGATTCGGATCTTATTACAACAGGGACGTATTTCTCAACGCGATCGCGTTTATATTCCTGTTAAAAAATAG
- the gvpA gene encoding gas vesicle structural protein GvpA encodes MAVEKVNSSSSLAEVIDRILDKGIVIDAWVRVSLVGIELLAIEARIVIASVETYLKYAEAVGLTSQAAVPAV; translated from the coding sequence ATGGCTGTTGAAAAAGTAAATTCATCCTCCAGTCTGGCTGAAGTGATTGATCGGATTTTAGATAAAGGGATTGTCATTGACGCTTGGGTGCGTGTTTCCCTGGTTGGGATCGAACTTTTGGCTATCGAAGCGAGAATTGTAATCGCTTCTGTAGAAACCTATCTCAAATATGCAGAAGCCGTTGGTTTAACCTCACAGGCGGCTGTTCCTGCGGTCTAA
- a CDS encoding response regulator transcription factor: protein MPRILVIDDDPAIAELVAINLEMAGYEVSQAEDGIKGQALAMQLLPDLIILDLMLPKVDGFTICQRLRRDERTADIPILMLTALGQTQNKVEGFNAGADDYLTKPFELEEMLARVRALLRRTDRIPQAAKHSEILSYGALTLVPERFEAIWFEKTVKLTHLEFELLHCLLQRHGQTVAPSEILKEVWGYDPDDDIETIRVHIRHLRTKMEPDPRHPRYIKTVYGAGYCLELPGNGKGNADDPAISTESSVDGNGVKGKKK from the coding sequence ATGCCCCGGATATTAGTCATAGATGATGACCCTGCGATCGCGGAACTGGTAGCCATCAACCTAGAAATGGCTGGCTACGAAGTTAGCCAAGCTGAAGATGGTATAAAAGGACAAGCTTTGGCAATGCAACTGTTGCCAGACTTAATTATTTTGGATTTGATGTTACCTAAAGTCGATGGGTTTACCATCTGCCAACGTTTACGTCGGGATGAACGCACGGCAGATATTCCCATTCTGATGTTAACGGCGTTAGGACAAACCCAAAATAAAGTGGAAGGGTTTAATGCAGGTGCGGATGATTATCTAACCAAACCCTTTGAGTTAGAAGAAATGTTAGCGCGGGTCAGGGCGCTCTTACGACGAACCGATCGCATTCCGCAAGCGGCTAAACATAGCGAAATTCTCAGCTACGGTGCTTTAACGTTAGTTCCTGAACGGTTTGAGGCGATTTGGTTTGAGAAAACCGTCAAGTTAACCCATTTGGAATTTGAACTGTTACACTGCTTGCTGCAACGTCATGGTCAAACGGTTGCTCCCAGTGAAATTTTAAAAGAAGTTTGGGGTTATGATCCCGATGACGATATCGAAACCATCCGAGTTCATATTCGTCATCTGCGAACCAAGATGGAACCCGATCCCCGTCATCCTCGATATATTAAAACGGTCTATGGTGCAGGGTATTGTCTGGAACTTCCGGGGAACGGTAAAGGAAACGCGGACGACCCCGCCATCTCTACAGAGTCTTCTGTAGATGGTAATGGAGTCAAGGGAAAGAAAAAGTAG
- the cbiQ gene encoding cobalt ECF transporter T component CbiQ, translated as MNFSFDEYANVNSPVHRWDVRAKIIGLLVLMFAFASVEDLRLVPVILTITVLFYSLSQLPLEFLLRRLTYPGFFLVGVVGLLPFLSGNTIIWQGGIITIRQEGCLAVLLIASRFLAIFTLGLVLLGTSSFLTLIKGLRSLGLSPILTDIMLISYRYLFELGHQFQKMQRATQLRGFQPRNISRRNLQIYAALTGSLLIRSYQQSQQVYKAMQLRGYGTPTQLRTPKKVTLDGYSAIALLLTLLIASSLIGFELFL; from the coding sequence ATGAATTTTAGTTTTGATGAGTATGCAAATGTTAATTCCCCGGTGCATCGATGGGATGTGCGTGCCAAGATTATTGGATTATTGGTCTTAATGTTTGCCTTTGCTTCAGTGGAGGATTTGCGTTTAGTCCCGGTCATTTTAACAATTACTGTTTTATTTTATTCCCTGTCTCAACTTCCCCTGGAATTTCTTCTGCGTCGGTTAACCTATCCGGGTTTTTTCTTAGTCGGAGTGGTAGGATTATTACCGTTTTTGTCAGGAAATACCATTATTTGGCAGGGGGGAATAATCACGATTAGGCAGGAAGGTTGCCTAGCTGTTTTATTAATTGCCAGCCGATTTTTAGCAATTTTTACGTTAGGATTAGTTTTATTGGGAACCAGTTCTTTTTTAACCTTGATTAAAGGATTGCGATCACTGGGTTTATCTCCCATTTTAACAGATATTATGTTGATTTCCTATCGGTATTTATTTGAATTAGGACATCAATTCCAAAAAATGCAACGAGCTACCCAATTGCGAGGGTTTCAACCTCGGAATATCAGTCGGAGGAATTTACAAATTTATGCAGCTTTAACGGGAAGTTTGTTAATCAGAAGTTATCAACAATCCCAACAAGTTTACAAAGCTATGCAATTAAGAGGATATGGAACCCCAACTCAACTCCGAACTCCAAAAAAAGTTACCCTAGATGGTTATAGTGCGATCGCCCTATTACTCACCTTACTAATAGCCTCTAGCTTAATTGGATTTGAACTGTTTCTTTAG
- a CDS encoding gas vesicle protein codes for MNSQQPLSNLQRGVSTSTQGSSLADILERVLDKGIVIAGDISVSVGSTELLNIRIRLLIASVDKAREIGINWWESDPYLSSQAKVLAASNQQLLEQVKLLEEEVKALKALTAQKQPEETQ; via the coding sequence ATGAACTCACAGCAACCTCTCTCAAATTTGCAACGGGGTGTTTCCACATCTACCCAAGGATCAAGTTTAGCTGATATTTTAGAACGGGTATTAGATAAAGGCATTGTTATCGCCGGGGATATTTCCGTTTCCGTCGGTTCAACGGAACTTCTTAATATTAGAATTCGGTTGTTAATTGCTTCGGTGGATAAAGCCAGAGAAATTGGGATTAATTGGTGGGAAAGTGATCCCTATTTAAGCAGTCAGGCGAAAGTTTTAGCCGCCAGTAATCAACAATTATTAGAACAGGTGAAATTATTAGAGGAGGAAGTCAAAGCATTAAAAGCGTTAACAGCACAAAAACAACCCGAAGAAACGCAATAA
- a CDS encoding FtsW/RodA/SpoVE family cell cycle protein, with protein MNLRQIFPFFTSSVTHWSTEARWLHWITFLWLFVGLIIMFSASYPIAYAEQGDGLYYFKRQLIWTVVGLLGFSFIVQSSLKFWLKIAQWGVLIVLGLLFLTLVPGLGTTINGATRWISIGPIPIQPSELMKPFLVLQSARFFGNWFRLSWKSRLIWLGIFGTVLLSILLQPNLSTTALCGMTLWLVALAAGLPFYYLGGTALGGILLATLSISIKEYQRRRVLSFLNPWADPMGDGYQLVQSLLAVGSGGFWGTGLGLSHQKIYYLPIQYSDFIFSVYAEEFGFMGGILLLLLLTIYGTLALRVALKARQIEHQLIAIGVMVVMVGQSLLNIGVATGVLPTTGLPLPLFSYGGSSMIASLALAAFLIRVAREENEASVISLAEHRSTQDQRGRKERSRRR; from the coding sequence ATGAATTTAAGACAAATTTTCCCGTTTTTTACCTCTTCTGTGACCCATTGGTCAACGGAAGCTCGATGGTTACATTGGATAACCTTTCTCTGGTTATTTGTGGGTTTAATTATCATGTTTTCCGCTTCTTATCCCATTGCTTACGCAGAACAGGGAGATGGATTATATTATTTTAAACGTCAATTAATCTGGACAGTTGTAGGATTATTGGGATTTAGTTTTATTGTTCAATCTTCTCTGAAATTTTGGTTAAAAATTGCTCAATGGGGAGTTTTAATTGTTCTAGGATTATTATTTCTCACCTTAGTTCCCGGATTAGGAACAACCATTAATGGCGCAACTCGCTGGATTTCTATCGGGCCGATTCCGATTCAACCTTCAGAGTTAATGAAGCCTTTTCTTGTCTTACAAAGTGCCCGTTTTTTTGGCAATTGGTTTCGTTTAAGTTGGAAATCTCGGTTGATTTGGTTAGGAATTTTTGGAACTGTATTATTATCGATTTTATTGCAACCTAACTTAAGTACCACCGCCCTTTGTGGGATGACCCTTTGGTTAGTAGCCTTAGCCGCAGGATTGCCGTTTTACTATTTAGGGGGCACGGCTTTAGGGGGAATACTTTTAGCCACCTTAAGTATTAGTATTAAAGAATATCAAAGACGAAGAGTTTTATCCTTTTTAAATCCTTGGGCTGATCCGATGGGGGATGGATACCAGTTAGTACAAAGTCTTCTAGCGGTTGGTTCTGGGGGGTTTTGGGGGACGGGATTGGGATTATCTCACCAAAAAATCTATTATTTACCGATTCAATATAGTGATTTTATTTTCTCGGTTTATGCAGAAGAATTTGGCTTTATGGGCGGAATTTTATTATTATTATTATTAACAATTTATGGAACTCTAGCTCTACGAGTCGCCCTGAAAGCACGACAAATTGAACATCAATTAATAGCCATTGGGGTGATGGTTGTTATGGTCGGACAATCTCTATTAAATATTGGGGTAGCAACGGGTGTTTTACCTACGACTGGTTTACCTTTACCTCTATTTAGTTATGGGGGAAGTTCAATGATTGCCAGTTTGGCTTTAGCAGCGTTCTTAATTCGCGTAGCTAGAGAAGAAAATGAAGCCAGTGTGATTTCTTTAGCAGAACATCGTTCTACTCAAGACCAACGTGGGAGAAAAGAGCGATCACGGAGACGTTAA
- a CDS encoding ATP-binding cassette domain-containing protein translates to MPAVFVQDLVFGYSQQNPILQGISFSLTAGERIALLGQTGTGKSTLMENLIGLKQPNSGQIWIQGIPVQPTTLPEVRRRVGFCFQDPDDQLFMPSILEDVMFGPCNYGVDPEQALVQATHLLADFGLADCVNRSVYELSGGQKRLAALAAVLALEPAILILDEPTNGLDPWWRRELAQILSQLPVEVMLIASHDLQWISQVTQRAMILKQGRIQVDQPTEELLQNRSTLEQCGLPLDY, encoded by the coding sequence ATTCCTGCTGTTTTTGTCCAAGATTTAGTCTTTGGTTATTCCCAGCAAAATCCGATTTTGCAAGGGATTTCCTTTTCCTTAACCGCCGGAGAACGGATTGCTTTATTAGGGCAAACGGGAACCGGAAAAAGTACCTTAATGGAAAATTTAATTGGATTAAAACAACCCAATTCCGGTCAAATTTGGATTCAAGGAATTCCAGTTCAACCGACCACCTTACCCGAAGTTCGTCGCCGGGTGGGATTTTGTTTTCAAGATCCCGATGATCAACTGTTTATGCCCAGTATTTTAGAAGATGTGATGTTTGGCCCCTGTAACTATGGGGTTGACCCAGAGCAAGCCTTAGTACAAGCGACTCATTTGTTAGCAGATTTTGGGTTAGCCGACTGTGTAAATCGTTCGGTTTATGAATTATCCGGGGGACAAAAACGACTGGCAGCTTTAGCGGCGGTTTTAGCTTTAGAACCGGCGATTTTAATCTTAGATGAACCGACCAATGGCCTTGACCCTTGGTGGCGTCGAGAACTGGCGCAAATTTTATCTCAACTTCCGGTGGAAGTGATGTTGATTGCGTCCCACGATTTACAGTGGATTTCCCAAGTCACCCAACGGGCCATGATTCTCAAACAAGGAAGGATACAAGTGGATCAACCCACTGAAGAATTGTTGCAAAATCGATCCACCCTAGAACAGTGTGGTTTACCGTTAGATTATTAA